In the Candidatus Saccharimonas aalborgensis genome, one interval contains:
- the rpoC gene encoding DNA-directed RNA polymerase subunit beta' encodes MSRVVATTGIADFDAVRLAVASPDDILKWSYGEVTKPETINYRTQKPERDGLFCERIFGPVKDINPHDNKLKGVRSREAAVDKNGELVTKSIVRRERMGHINLAAPVAHIWFMRGTPSAMSLLLGITVRNLERIAYFATYVILEVDSEKRDQFLADLEAETDAGRIAIKIRFEKEAAAEGADVKKLAEEQSRELEELESSYIVKKTQLEGLVRHALIGETDFRNLPEEYEELVTVGMGGTALKALLDEVDLSALIAELSEEVAGAKGQREKKLLKRLKVLEGMQAAGIKPSSLCLTVLPVIPPDLRPMVQLTGGRFATSDLNDLYRRVINRNNRLKKLIDLNAPEVIRRNEMRMLQEAVDSLIDNSAARGGRAVNATGGRRRLKSISDMLKGKQGRFRQNLLGKRVDYSGRSVIVVGPKLKIDQCGLPKQMALELFKPFVISWLIRGEYAHNIRSATRLIEAGEAVVWDALDACIEGKYVLLNRAPSLHRLSIQAFMPVLVEGKAIQLHPLVASGFNADYDGDQMAVHLPLSKEAQAEARDLMSAVNNLLKPADGSPVLNINQDIVLGNYYLTYDKPSAQTDKVAVFADSRDAELAYDMHKLQLQSPIRVRAKGDIRTTTLGRVFFNEILPEDFPFNNNVQNKKELKKVLAQIFDIYGAEETARTADRMKGLAFRFATTSAVSTGMQDYLSFDEISEFIAEGDTKTALVSDQYDQGLITDDERYSLTVANWRGVDRKIEDFLRNELTKMDTSISTMVNSGARSNITNVKLASAMIGIQVDAANREIELPVRSNFKKGLSSLEAFVATRGARKGLIDTALKTADSGYLTRRLVDVSQDVFTVADEEGDDKGFSIYRSESELTMIDFGNRLYGRFTAEEVPGYIAANKVITREIADAIQADEKITEVKIQSVLSTNNLRGIPQRSYGIDMATGNLVATAQPVGVIAAQSVGEPGTQLTLNTFHSSGVGGSDITQGLPRVEELFEARNPKGQAYVTEVTGSVDIWEDGSKYVVQVTPEAGHVERMPLEGRTVSIKAGSSVKVGDVLATAEGEAHPLTAPFDGVVEIAEDSLVLAANASAPVRYEVPGTMQLVVKKGDYVEAGDRLTIGSLNLHDLMRLKGTEATQRYIINEVLRIYAAQGQDVADKHLEIIVRQMFSRVQVEDPGDSTFVTGDIVSKASVVDTNAALVASGKVPAQYTQLLLGITKVSIWSDSWLSAASFQDTTRVLINAATSGRADHLNGLKENVIIGRKIPVGTGAISANDEQAEVIDDIAVDIELAV; translated from the coding sequence ATGTCGCGCGTTGTTGCTACGACAGGTATCGCTGATTTTGATGCTGTTCGTTTGGCTGTTGCAAGTCCAGATGACATTCTCAAATGGAGCTATGGTGAGGTCACTAAGCCTGAAACCATAAATTACCGAACACAAAAGCCAGAGCGAGATGGACTGTTCTGCGAACGAATCTTTGGACCAGTTAAGGATATCAACCCACACGACAATAAGCTCAAAGGGGTACGCTCACGTGAAGCTGCTGTCGACAAAAATGGTGAACTGGTCACTAAATCGATTGTTCGGCGTGAACGAATGGGCCACATCAACCTGGCTGCACCGGTCGCACATATTTGGTTTATGCGTGGTACACCGAGCGCGATGAGCTTGCTACTGGGTATCACGGTGCGTAATCTTGAGCGGATTGCTTACTTTGCGACCTATGTTATCCTCGAAGTCGACAGTGAGAAGCGTGATCAATTCTTGGCTGATCTGGAAGCTGAAACTGATGCTGGCCGGATAGCTATCAAGATACGCTTTGAAAAAGAAGCTGCGGCTGAAGGTGCCGACGTCAAGAAACTAGCCGAGGAGCAGTCACGAGAACTCGAAGAGCTCGAGTCAAGCTATATTGTAAAAAAGACTCAGCTCGAGGGCCTTGTTCGACATGCGCTTATCGGCGAGACAGATTTCCGCAATTTGCCTGAGGAATACGAGGAGCTTGTCACTGTTGGAATGGGTGGCACAGCGCTCAAAGCGTTGCTTGACGAAGTTGATTTGTCGGCACTTATTGCTGAACTCAGCGAGGAAGTTGCTGGAGCCAAAGGTCAGCGTGAAAAGAAGCTACTGAAGCGTCTCAAGGTACTTGAGGGTATGCAAGCGGCTGGTATCAAGCCAAGCAGCCTATGCCTGACAGTCTTGCCGGTGATCCCTCCCGACCTGCGGCCTATGGTGCAACTGACCGGTGGGCGATTTGCGACCAGTGACCTCAACGACCTCTATCGACGTGTCATCAATCGAAATAACCGCCTCAAGAAACTTATCGACCTGAACGCACCAGAAGTAATTCGACGTAATGAAATGCGTATGCTTCAAGAAGCGGTCGACAGTCTTATCGACAATTCAGCGGCCCGTGGTGGTCGTGCGGTCAATGCGACAGGTGGACGACGACGGCTCAAAAGCATTAGCGATATGCTAAAAGGTAAGCAGGGTCGATTCCGTCAAAACCTCCTCGGTAAGCGCGTCGACTATTCGGGTCGCTCGGTTATTGTGGTTGGTCCTAAACTCAAAATCGACCAATGCGGCCTGCCAAAACAAATGGCACTCGAGCTGTTTAAGCCGTTTGTCATCAGCTGGCTTATCCGCGGTGAATATGCGCACAATATTCGTAGCGCTACTCGGCTCATCGAGGCAGGTGAAGCAGTCGTATGGGACGCATTAGATGCCTGTATCGAGGGCAAGTATGTGCTTCTCAACCGTGCGCCGTCACTTCACCGTTTGAGTATTCAGGCCTTTATGCCCGTTCTTGTCGAAGGAAAGGCGATTCAACTTCATCCGCTTGTTGCAAGTGGATTCAACGCCGACTACGACGGTGACCAGATGGCTGTTCATTTGCCGCTGAGCAAAGAAGCACAAGCCGAAGCTCGCGATCTCATGAGTGCCGTCAATAATTTGCTCAAACCAGCCGATGGTAGCCCAGTGCTCAATATCAACCAGGATATCGTTCTGGGTAACTATTACCTGACATACGATAAGCCAAGTGCGCAAACTGATAAGGTAGCGGTCTTTGCTGACAGCCGAGATGCTGAACTGGCGTATGACATGCACAAGTTGCAGCTGCAAAGCCCGATTCGTGTTCGTGCAAAAGGTGATATCCGCACGACAACTCTCGGACGCGTATTCTTCAACGAAATCCTGCCTGAAGATTTCCCATTCAACAACAATGTCCAAAACAAAAAAGAACTCAAGAAAGTGTTGGCACAAATCTTTGATATCTACGGAGCTGAGGAAACGGCGCGTACCGCTGACCGCATGAAAGGTTTGGCATTTCGCTTTGCCACTACTAGCGCCGTCTCAACTGGTATGCAGGACTACCTGAGCTTCGATGAGATCAGTGAGTTTATCGCTGAAGGCGATACGAAAACCGCTCTTGTCTCTGATCAGTATGACCAGGGTCTCATCACTGATGATGAACGTTACAGCCTTACAGTTGCAAATTGGCGCGGTGTTGACCGTAAAATCGAGGATTTCCTTCGTAACGAGCTTACAAAAATGGATACCAGTATCTCGACAATGGTTAACTCAGGTGCACGTAGTAACATTACTAACGTCAAGCTAGCCAGTGCGATGATCGGTATTCAGGTGGATGCTGCTAACCGTGAAATTGAGCTGCCAGTTCGCAGTAACTTCAAAAAAGGTCTTTCAAGCCTTGAGGCATTCGTGGCAACACGTGGTGCTCGTAAGGGATTGATTGACACTGCGCTCAAGACTGCTGACTCCGGCTACCTGACCCGTCGCCTTGTCGATGTGAGCCAAGATGTCTTTACGGTTGCAGACGAAGAGGGTGATGACAAGGGATTCTCAATTTACCGCTCAGAATCTGAGCTAACGATGATCGATTTCGGTAATCGCCTCTATGGCCGTTTCACTGCGGAGGAAGTTCCGGGATATATTGCTGCTAACAAAGTCATCACGCGTGAGATTGCAGACGCAATTCAGGCTGATGAGAAGATCACAGAAGTAAAGATTCAGTCGGTGCTCTCGACCAACAATTTGCGAGGTATTCCGCAGCGCAGTTATGGTATCGATATGGCAACTGGTAACTTGGTTGCTACTGCTCAACCTGTCGGTGTTATTGCTGCACAGTCAGTTGGTGAGCCAGGAACACAGTTGACGTTGAACACGTTCCACAGCTCAGGTGTCGGTGGATCAGACATTACCCAAGGTCTACCGCGTGTTGAGGAGTTGTTTGAAGCTCGAAATCCAAAAGGTCAAGCCTATGTGACAGAGGTCACAGGTAGTGTTGATATTTGGGAAGATGGCAGCAAGTACGTCGTACAGGTCACGCCAGAGGCTGGTCATGTCGAGCGCATGCCGCTTGAGGGCCGAACGGTTAGCATCAAGGCGGGCAGTAGTGTGAAAGTTGGCGATGTTCTCGCGACAGCAGAAGGAGAAGCCCACCCTCTGACCGCACCATTTGACGGCGTAGTAGAGATTGCAGAAGATTCTCTGGTACTCGCCGCCAACGCAAGTGCACCAGTGCGCTATGAAGTGCCTGGCACAATGCAGCTGGTTGTTAAAAAGGGTGACTATGTTGAAGCTGGCGATAGGCTAACAATCGGCTCATTGAACCTGCATGATTTGATGCGTCTGAAGGGTACCGAAGCAACTCAACGCTACATCATCAACGAAGTGTTGCGTATCTACGCAGCGCAAGGTCAAGATGTTGCCGACAAGCACCTTGAGATCATTGTGCGTCAGATGTTTAGCCGTGTTCAGGTAGAAGATCCTGGTGACAGTACATTTGTAACTGGTGACATTGTATCGAAAGCATCGGTCGTTGATACCAATGCTGCACTTGTCGCAAGTGGTAAAGTACCC
- the hisS gene encoding histidine--tRNA ligase — protein sequence MAPTARVELTRFSLRDAGKYETITDTMTSLSSESYKGARDWYPEDMRVRNYIFRTWRRIVKSYGYEAYDAPLLEPIEVYAAKSGQELVNEQTYQFVDRGERRVAIRPEMTPSVSRMIAARRQEIAYPARWYNIGQYMRYERPQRGREREFWQLNCDIFGMDGALPEAEIISMGYDLMKAFGAADDMFAIRINNRQVINFMMAHYLGLDTIQAQLMIKLFDRKGKIASDAFRDQAIDIFGQEAAPTGLQKIAQLLAAKTMADLPEAIRDSEAVKEIQELFTHLERAGVKNAVFDITLMRGLDYYTGTVFEFFDTHPENNRALFGGGRYDGLVSLFGADPVSAVGFAPGLTMTQLFLETHGLLPTFFSTTDIYMIVVGDSLRGAAKLAKEFRGEGVNVELDFTGRKIDKQLKTAVKKAIPYIMFIGDEELASEAYPLKDTTTSNEQKLSFERVVSTVKDRRRKKTSEEDEFDVSDLSS from the coding sequence GTGGCTCCAACAGCACGTGTTGAACTAACCCGCTTTTCCTTGCGTGATGCAGGGAAATATGAAACAATAACAGATACTATGACCTCACTCTCATCTGAATCGTACAAAGGCGCGCGGGACTGGTATCCCGAAGATATGCGTGTGCGTAATTATATTTTTCGCACCTGGCGGCGAATCGTCAAAAGTTACGGCTATGAGGCCTACGACGCACCATTACTCGAGCCGATCGAAGTATATGCTGCCAAGAGTGGCCAAGAGCTTGTCAATGAGCAAACCTATCAGTTTGTTGACCGTGGTGAACGGCGAGTAGCGATTCGACCGGAAATGACGCCGAGTGTCAGTCGTATGATCGCCGCGCGGCGTCAGGAGATAGCCTATCCGGCACGATGGTACAACATCGGTCAGTATATGCGCTACGAACGCCCTCAAAGGGGTCGTGAGCGCGAGTTTTGGCAACTCAACTGCGATATTTTCGGCATGGATGGTGCACTGCCTGAGGCAGAAATTATCTCGATGGGGTACGACCTTATGAAAGCATTTGGCGCCGCTGATGACATGTTTGCCATCCGTATCAATAACCGGCAAGTGATCAACTTTATGATGGCACACTACCTGGGGCTTGACACGATCCAGGCGCAGTTGATGATAAAACTGTTTGATCGAAAAGGTAAAATTGCGTCGGATGCATTTCGTGATCAAGCGATTGACATCTTCGGGCAAGAGGCAGCACCGACGGGACTACAAAAGATTGCACAGCTTCTCGCTGCCAAGACCATGGCCGACCTCCCCGAAGCAATCCGTGATAGCGAAGCTGTCAAAGAAATTCAAGAGCTTTTCACTCATCTCGAGCGTGCAGGAGTAAAAAACGCCGTATTTGACATCACTCTCATGAGGGGGCTTGACTACTACACGGGCACGGTGTTTGAATTTTTTGACACGCACCCCGAAAACAACCGAGCGCTCTTCGGTGGTGGCCGCTATGATGGTTTGGTGAGCCTGTTTGGCGCCGATCCGGTCAGTGCAGTTGGGTTTGCACCTGGGCTGACGATGACGCAGCTTTTCCTCGAAACACATGGGTTATTGCCAACATTTTTCTCAACAACTGATATTTATATGATTGTCGTCGGTGATAGCTTGCGTGGTGCCGCCAAATTGGCAAAGGAATTTCGCGGTGAAGGAGTCAATGTTGAGCTTGATTTCACCGGGCGAAAGATCGATAAGCAGCTCAAGACTGCCGTCAAAAAAGCTATTCCCTACATCATGTTTATCGGCGATGAAGAATTAGCGTCAGAAGCTTATCCGCTGAAGGATACCACCACAAGTAATGAGCAAAAACTGAGCTTTGAGCGGGTCGTCTCTACCGTCAAGGATCGGCGCCGCAAAAAAACCAGCGAAGAAGACGAATTTGACGTCAGTGACCTCAGTTCATAG
- the rpoB gene encoding DNA-directed RNA polymerase subunit beta, giving the protein MAKSKPAAAPAKRVFFTKDDSALPLPNLIAHQKESWKDFVETGLSEIFAELNPIEDYTGQKLELRFKQYAFQEPKNQEAFAKENNLTFDAPLHVMIELTNKVTGEVKEQEIYLGDYPWMTDRGTFIINGTERVVVSQLIRSAGVFFTAERGATRNLYSAKLIPGRGAWLEFETASNGALYVKIDRRRKIAVTTLLRALGYSKVNEIKELFKDIDTGDIKYIDATLEKDPAHGVNEALIEVYRRLRPGDLATVDNARQMIERMFYDFKRFDYSRVGRYKMNQRLGLTTPNTTEHRVFQLDDLVAIIRELIRMNNTQEAGDDIDALSNRRIKLVGELVARQFRVGMLRMQRNAMDRMSMSDITTVTPSQLINARPVVAAVREFFASSQLSQLLDEVNPLSELSHKRRLSSMGPGGLSRERAGFDVRDAHPTHYGRICSVETPEGANIGLVLNLAAYARVNEYGFIETPYLRVKNGKVTDEVVYLDASQEVTEVIADAGAELDANNKFVNERVSARKFLKPGEVDASEVTFMDAAHKQILGSTAALVPFIEKNRIDRSLTGSNMQRQAVPLLTPEAPTVGTGIEGAVARDSSQLVVAEAAGEVIRADADIVEVAYKDGAKQYAPIHFAKSNDDRSINQKVRVSRGDTVKKGDVLIEGASIADGELALGRDLLVAFMPWGGYNMDDAVVISRSLVEDDSLTSINIKDYNVEVRETKLGPEIVTRDIPNVSEESLRHLDENGIVQIGSEVKAGDVLVGKITPKGEQELSSEERLLRAIFGEKAKDVRDTSQRMNNAGGGKVVGVKIFSRENGHELKAGVLMQIQIFVAQLRKISVGDKLAGRHGNKGVVARILPVEDMPFLADGTAVDIVLNPLGVPSRMNLGQLFETHLGMAARALGYRVATPPFNGVPNTVIEDELKKAGFAPDGKSQLYDGRSGEAFEERSTVGVMHMIKLHHMVSDKIHARSTGPYTMVTQQPLGGKAQNGGQRFGEMEVWALEAYGAASTLQEMLTIKSDDVYGRAKAYESIIKDDVITGPKLPESFNVLVKELQGLGLRVDLIDEGEEFDAESVIEQSGPEDKTVPVIEEDKEYVLDESDELGEIDEDDGVTVRDIDNEGQISDVDEEYDELYEEITTEQDREEA; this is encoded by the coding sequence ATGGCAAAATCAAAGCCTGCGGCCGCTCCAGCCAAACGCGTTTTTTTCACGAAAGACGATAGTGCGCTGCCGCTACCAAATCTTATCGCGCATCAAAAGGAGTCTTGGAAAGATTTCGTCGAGACCGGTCTCAGCGAAATCTTTGCAGAGCTCAATCCAATCGAGGACTATACTGGTCAAAAGTTGGAACTACGATTCAAGCAGTATGCCTTTCAGGAGCCAAAAAACCAAGAAGCATTTGCAAAAGAAAATAACCTGACCTTTGATGCACCATTGCATGTTATGATCGAACTCACCAATAAAGTTACCGGTGAAGTCAAAGAGCAGGAAATCTACCTCGGTGATTATCCCTGGATGACCGATCGCGGCACCTTTATCATCAATGGAACAGAGCGCGTTGTCGTGAGCCAGTTGATCCGAAGCGCGGGCGTGTTCTTTACCGCTGAGCGTGGTGCAACACGAAATCTTTATAGTGCAAAGCTGATCCCTGGTCGCGGTGCATGGCTCGAATTTGAGACCGCCAGCAATGGTGCACTGTATGTGAAGATTGATCGTCGCCGAAAAATCGCCGTCACAACCCTACTGCGCGCCCTTGGGTATAGCAAAGTAAATGAAATCAAAGAGTTGTTCAAAGATATCGATACCGGAGATATCAAATATATCGATGCTACCCTCGAAAAAGACCCAGCTCATGGTGTCAATGAAGCATTGATCGAGGTGTACCGACGCCTTCGCCCAGGTGACTTGGCCACAGTTGACAACGCTCGCCAGATGATCGAGCGAATGTTTTATGACTTCAAACGATTTGATTACTCACGCGTTGGTCGTTATAAGATGAACCAACGCCTTGGCCTCACGACACCAAACACGACTGAGCATCGAGTATTCCAACTCGATGACCTCGTTGCTATCATTCGTGAGCTCATCCGGATGAATAATACACAAGAAGCCGGCGATGATATCGACGCACTCAGCAATCGCCGCATCAAATTGGTCGGTGAGCTCGTTGCTCGTCAGTTCCGCGTTGGTATGCTTCGTATGCAGCGAAATGCCATGGATCGCATGAGCATGAGCGATATCACCACTGTCACACCGAGCCAACTCATTAACGCTCGACCAGTCGTCGCTGCTGTGCGTGAGTTTTTTGCATCGAGCCAGCTTTCTCAGCTTCTTGACGAGGTTAACCCGCTCTCAGAATTGAGCCACAAACGACGCCTCAGTAGTATGGGCCCTGGTGGACTAAGTCGTGAGCGTGCTGGATTTGATGTCCGCGACGCCCACCCCACCCACTATGGTCGTATCTGTTCTGTCGAAACACCAGAAGGTGCTAATATCGGCCTAGTGCTCAACCTCGCTGCCTATGCGCGGGTCAATGAATATGGCTTTATCGAAACACCATATCTCCGTGTCAAAAACGGCAAGGTAACTGATGAAGTGGTGTATCTTGACGCAAGTCAGGAAGTTACTGAAGTCATCGCTGACGCTGGTGCAGAACTTGATGCCAACAACAAGTTTGTCAATGAACGCGTAAGTGCACGTAAGTTTTTGAAGCCGGGTGAGGTTGATGCGTCTGAGGTGACATTTATGGATGCTGCTCACAAGCAGATCTTGGGTTCAACCGCAGCGCTGGTGCCATTTATCGAAAAGAACCGTATCGATCGAAGCTTGACTGGCTCAAACATGCAACGTCAGGCAGTTCCCCTGCTAACACCTGAAGCTCCTACTGTAGGAACAGGCATTGAGGGTGCGGTCGCGCGTGACTCATCACAGTTGGTGGTAGCAGAAGCTGCCGGTGAAGTTATTCGTGCTGACGCAGATATTGTCGAAGTTGCCTACAAGGACGGTGCCAAGCAATATGCACCAATCCACTTTGCAAAGAGTAACGACGATCGAAGTATCAATCAGAAAGTACGCGTTAGTCGTGGAGATACGGTTAAAAAAGGTGATGTTCTCATCGAAGGTGCATCAATTGCCGATGGAGAGTTAGCTCTCGGTCGCGATCTTTTGGTAGCCTTTATGCCGTGGGGTGGTTACAACATGGACGACGCCGTTGTCATTAGCCGCAGCCTCGTCGAGGATGATTCCCTCACGAGCATCAACATCAAGGATTACAACGTAGAAGTCCGTGAGACAAAGCTTGGTCCTGAGATCGTCACTCGTGATATTCCAAATGTGAGTGAAGAGAGCCTACGTCATCTTGATGAGAACGGTATCGTTCAAATCGGGAGTGAAGTGAAGGCCGGTGATGTATTAGTCGGAAAAATCACACCGAAGGGCGAACAAGAATTGAGCTCTGAGGAGCGGTTGCTCCGCGCGATCTTTGGTGAAAAAGCAAAAGATGTTCGCGATACAAGCCAGCGCATGAATAACGCAGGCGGCGGCAAGGTTGTTGGTGTAAAGATATTTAGTCGCGAGAATGGCCATGAGCTCAAAGCTGGCGTTTTGATGCAAATCCAGATTTTTGTTGCTCAATTACGCAAGATTAGCGTGGGAGACAAGCTCGCCGGACGTCACGGTAACAAGGGTGTAGTGGCACGTATATTGCCAGTTGAGGATATGCCATTCCTCGCTGATGGAACCGCTGTTGACATTGTCTTGAACCCACTCGGCGTGCCAAGTCGTATGAACCTCGGCCAGTTGTTTGAGACACACCTCGGTATGGCGGCACGAGCTCTCGGGTATCGTGTGGCAACACCACCATTTAATGGGGTTCCAAATACCGTTATCGAAGATGAGCTGAAGAAAGCCGGTTTCGCACCTGACGGTAAGAGTCAGCTCTATGACGGGCGTTCAGGTGAGGCATTTGAAGAGCGCTCAACCGTTGGTGTGATGCATATGATCAAATTACACCACATGGTCAGCGACAAGATTCACGCTCGATCGACTGGTCCATACACCATGGTGACGCAGCAGCCACTGGGCGGAAAAGCTCAAAATGGTGGCCAGCGCTTTGGTGAGATGGAGGTCTGGGCGCTTGAGGCGTACGGTGCGGCAAGTACTCTACAGGAAATGCTAACAATCAAATCTGACGACGTCTATGGTCGCGCAAAGGCCTATGAGTCAATTATCAAAGACGATGTCATCACCGGTCCGAAACTTCCCGAGAGCTTCAACGTGTTGGTGAAAGAATTGCAGGGTCTTGGTCTCAGGGTTGACCTCATCGACGAAGGTGAAGAGTTTGATGCAGAGAGTGTTATCGAACAGAGCGGTCCTGAGGATAAAACCGTACCTGTTATCGAGGAAGACAAGGAATATGTACTCGACGAATCAGACGAACTTGGTGAGATAGATGAAGACGATGGCGTGACCGTGCGTGATATTGATAACGAAGGTCAAATTAGTGATGTCGATGAAGAATACGATGAACTATATGAAGAAATAACCACTGAACAAGATAGAGAGGAGGCCTAA
- a CDS encoding ATP-dependent Clp protease proteolytic subunit, which translates to MTKSYLVPNVIVKTRDGERGYDIYSRLLEDRIIFIGEEINEHTANVVVAQLLHLANEDPEKDIHLYINSPGGSVYDGLAIYDTMNYIKPDVATYGIGLQASMGALLLSSGAKGKRHLLPNARVMIHQPSSGTQGKVTDQEITLREAVELKEKLAAIMTENTGQKLSKVKADMERDFWMSATDAKRYGLIDTVLATKQ; encoded by the coding sequence ATGACGAAAAGCTATCTTGTACCAAATGTGATTGTCAAAACGCGTGACGGAGAGCGCGGCTATGATATTTATTCCCGTCTGCTTGAGGATAGAATTATCTTTATCGGTGAAGAAATCAACGAGCACACCGCAAACGTGGTAGTAGCCCAGCTACTGCATCTCGCGAATGAGGATCCCGAGAAGGATATTCACCTCTACATCAATAGTCCCGGTGGGAGTGTGTATGATGGCCTGGCTATTTATGACACGATGAACTATATCAAGCCAGATGTCGCTACTTATGGTATCGGATTGCAAGCTAGCATGGGAGCGCTGTTGCTGAGCAGTGGCGCAAAGGGAAAACGGCACTTATTGCCAAATGCGCGAGTGATGATACATCAGCCGAGTAGCGGCACGCAGGGTAAAGTAACAGATCAAGAAATTACGCTACGTGAGGCGGTTGAGCTAAAAGAAAAATTGGCCGCCATCATGACAGAGAATACCGGCCAAAAACTCAGTAAAGTAAAGGCTGACATGGAGCGAGATTTTTGGATGAGTGCGACGGATGCAAAGCGCTATGGCCTTATCGATACCGTCCTCGCCACCAAACAATAA
- a CDS encoding prepilin-type N-terminal cleavage/methylation domain-containing protein, which produces MRLRHVRSGFTIVELLVVIVVIAILATLLTVIYMDSQLQARDTQVRNGAHKVAEALGVWAANNGGRFPAGGLSSTVAIAGGVCTDGATGFVGTGRYICTLEDVLVAANLLPAGFTTALPVNTQVSGGATNGTKSLAVYPCGTNTQVVFYALESPSQDDTNNFNTLVTQCGTASSVHDTMGMRGALLFKY; this is translated from the coding sequence ATGAGATTGCGACACGTCCGTTCGGGATTTACCATCGTTGAACTACTAGTAGTGATAGTAGTGATTGCTATCTTGGCAACGCTACTCACCGTAATTTACATGGATTCTCAGCTGCAGGCCCGTGATACACAGGTGCGAAACGGTGCGCATAAGGTTGCTGAAGCACTTGGCGTGTGGGCGGCAAATAACGGTGGTCGTTTCCCGGCTGGTGGTTTGTCGTCAACTGTTGCGATAGCAGGCGGTGTTTGTACCGATGGCGCCACGGGATTCGTTGGCACCGGGAGATACATCTGCACGCTTGAGGATGTCCTTGTGGCTGCCAATCTGCTACCAGCAGGGTTCACCACAGCCTTGCCGGTAAATACGCAGGTGTCTGGTGGCGCGACTAACGGGACAAAGAGTCTGGCGGTCTATCCGTGTGGTACCAATACTCAGGTGGTCTTTTATGCGCTTGAAAGTCCCTCTCAAGACGACACAAATAACTTCAATACGCTTGTGACACAGTGCGGTACGGCTAGCTCTGTGCACGATACCATGGGGATGCGGGGTGCGTTGCTGTTCAAATACTGA
- the tig gene encoding trigger factor, whose product MKTTVKHLSDTRVLVTISIGAPELEAAQQVALKHLAKTTKVQGFRKGRAPLDVVAKHVDQSALSQETLNNALSKAVAEAYLNNEIQALERPAVEIKKFVPGDLLEFTAEGDVLPKVTLGNYKKLQAVKEPVTVTKADIDEVVTRIQKGYSEKKETSAAAVSGDEVVIDYVGTKDGEAFEGGTAQEYPLTLGSNSFIPGFEDALIGAKAGETKDIPLTFPQKYPAKELAGKKVIFTVTIKKVNQIVVPELTDEFAAKVGPFTDVAELKKDIESEITAQKEREATDKLKDSLVKQLVEKSKVAVPSVLREDQIRSIEQDMTQNLMYRGMTPEQYFETNGFKDRDEWLEKEAGPAAEDRVKAGLVLAELSKVEKIQASSDELAERINSFRTQYANNPDMAKRFDEPEVQREIANSLLTEKTVQALIDFN is encoded by the coding sequence ATGAAAACGACTGTCAAACATCTCTCAGATACGCGTGTCCTGGTGACGATCTCCATCGGCGCGCCCGAACTCGAAGCAGCCCAGCAGGTTGCGCTCAAACATCTCGCTAAAACAACTAAGGTCCAAGGTTTTCGTAAAGGTCGTGCGCCGCTTGATGTGGTCGCGAAACACGTTGACCAATCAGCACTCTCGCAGGAGACGCTCAATAACGCCCTGTCCAAAGCAGTAGCGGAAGCATATCTCAACAATGAGATACAGGCGTTGGAACGTCCCGCGGTCGAAATTAAAAAGTTTGTTCCCGGTGATCTGCTAGAGTTTACTGCGGAGGGGGATGTCTTGCCAAAAGTAACTCTCGGTAACTACAAAAAATTACAAGCAGTCAAAGAACCAGTGACGGTGACAAAAGCCGATATTGACGAGGTAGTAACGAGAATTCAAAAAGGGTATTCAGAGAAAAAAGAAACCTCTGCGGCCGCTGTCTCTGGTGATGAGGTAGTGATCGACTACGTTGGCACCAAAGACGGAGAGGCATTTGAGGGCGGAACCGCTCAGGAGTATCCACTGACACTGGGCAGTAATTCGTTTATCCCTGGATTTGAGGATGCACTCATTGGCGCGAAAGCTGGTGAAACGAAAGATATTCCTCTGACATTTCCTCAGAAGTATCCCGCTAAAGAGTTAGCAGGAAAAAAAGTAATCTTCACCGTCACTATAAAGAAAGTCAATCAGATTGTCGTGCCGGAACTTACTGATGAGTTCGCTGCCAAGGTCGGACCCTTTACCGATGTGGCCGAACTCAAAAAAGATATCGAGTCTGAGATTACTGCTCAAAAAGAACGCGAAGCAACCGACAAACTCAAAGACAGCCTTGTGAAGCAGTTGGTCGAAAAGAGTAAGGTTGCGGTGCCGTCCGTACTCCGAGAGGATCAGATTCGTTCGATTGAGCAAGACATGACGCAAAATCTGATGTACCGCGGTATGACACCGGAACAGTACTTTGAGACAAATGGCTTCAAAGACCGGGACGAGTGGCTGGAAAAGGAAGCTGGTCCTGCTGCAGAGGATCGAGTCAAGGCGGGTCTCGTACTTGCCGAACTGAGCAAGGTAGAGAAGATTCAAGCATCGAGCGATGAGTTAGCAGAGCGCATCAACTCGTTTAGGACCCAGTACGCCAATAACCCCGATATGGCAAAGCGGTTTGATGAACCAGAAGTTCAGCGCGAAATTGCCAACAGCTTGTTGACCGAAAAAACTGTTCAAGCGTTGATCGATTTTAATTAG